The Bacteroides sp. AN502(2024) DNA segment TGGGTTTTTTCATACCTATGCTCATATGCGGTCGTCCATTATTATAGAAGTCAATCATTCGCGTAATCTGCTCCCGTGCCATCTCTTTATCCCTGAACAGCGACATGCCGTATATCCATTCCGTTTTCAGGATGCCATTCATCCTTTCTGCTACCGCATTGTCCGTCGGGTTGTAATCTTCAGTCATGCTCACACGTATATGATGAGTGACCAGTGTGTCGATATAGGCATCGCAGGCATACTGTACCCCCCGGTCGGAATGGTGGATTGTGCCGCAAAGATTGCCACCTCCAGCCTCATTGATGGCCTGTTCCAGTGCCTGTAGCGTATATTCGGCATGCAAACTGGGAGAGAGCACCCATCCTAAAACGGCATGTGAGTACATGTCCGTTACAAGATGGAGGTAGCATACGCCACCTTCAATCCAGATGTAAGTGATGTCACATACCCAGATATGGTTCGGGTATTGTGCCGTTACCCCCTTGATCAGATTCGGATACTTCTTGTAAAGATGGTGGGAGTCCGTCGTATGCCTGGGTTTCTTCGGGGGCAGCATAAGGCGTTCCGAACGCAGCAGATGAAGGAAGGCATCCCGCCCTCCGGTTATCTCGCTTCCATAAAGGGAGCGGAGCTCATGGTATAATTTCAAACCACCGATGCCCGGAGCCTTTGAGCGGTAGAAGAAGACGGCATCCAAGATGGCTGTTCTGATCTGATGACGCGACAAAAGATTTTTTTTCTTTTTGTAATAGGCCTGGGAAGACATGCCAAACAGTCCGCAAAGGGTTTTCACACTGATGTGAGGAAACTCTTCACGAAGGCCGGTGACTATTTGGCACCATCTTTTTTTAAGATGGAAATCCCTTCTTCTCTTTCTGTGAGTTCAATCAGTCTTTCAAAGGCATGGGAACGAAGTTTTTCAAGTTCCAAAGCCTTTCTCAGACGCAAATTTTCCGCTTCAAGAAGTTCTTCTTTAGATTTTGATTTTGGATTCTTTTTCATTTGAAGATCTGACAGAAGTTCGGGGGACAAAGATAAGGAATCCGAATCAATTGCATAACACTTTTGCCAACGCAGAATATAAGTATGGTTGGGTAAACCCCATTTCTTGGCAGTAGCAAACATTGACAAACCGCTACTGAAGTAATCACGGAGAACTTCCAATTTGAAAGTCTCAGAATAAATCTTACGAGATAATTTAGACATAATTTTTCTTTTTTTATGTCTCTAAAAAGGTGTCAACCTAAATCCGTATAAGACAAAACAAATCGGCTTTCAAAAAAATAGGCGGTGATAGGTGATAGATGAGGTGATAGGTTAGTAGCAACCTATCACCGCTCTGTAAATACGATGAATAGGGAGTTTCAGGAAGACGGTGATAGGATGAAAGAGGATTTTCGTTTTTATGTATGAGAGAGCCGTGTATCTCACTGCCAAAAACTTGATCGGACTCAGCCTCTGTTCTCGTTATAAAATAAGGGCGTTTTTCCGGTCACATCCACCCTCTGCTGGGCAAATAAAGTAACCGGAAACTCCACAACAGAAGGTAGTGCTCTTCTACAGTGTACTTTTTTACCTATTCGCTAAGTGCTATACGCGCTTTTTTTTACTTTCTCCCAACTCACACTCTCCGCTCCTGAATGTCGAGGATGCGTTGCGCCTTGATTATGCTGTTTGCTCATTTCTTGTTCAAACAAGGGGAATGCAGGTCCTAGTATACGCGGTATGCCGATTGGGTTGCATCACCAATTTTAGCAAATCAACCATTAAATGCTTGATTCCTTTGGGTGAGATAGGATATAGTTGCTTGAGAAGTTCCTCCTTACCTGTATCTTTGCTAAGAGTAGCGCTATTGAATCGTTGAAAGACTTTTGTGTATGAGCTTGTACAGCACGTGATAAGAAGTAGTAATAGCTGTTTTTCATTCAGAGTTTATTTACGATATGAGTACTAAAAAGCCTTTTTATCCGTTACTTCAAAGGAATTACCATATTCCATGATTTTGTAGCGTTATCAAATCCGCCGGGACCATCCATTGTTGCAAAGAAGGCATGTGTGGCTTTTCCATTCTCAAAGAGAAGGAACGGGCGTTCCAGTTGTCCTTGCATTTCAACTTTTCCATCCTCCCATTCTACGGTGCGTGAATAGGCTTTCGGGTCTTTATCTACAGTCCAATGGATGCCGTCGGTTGAGTGAGCCATGACTCCGCCACCTCTTTCGCCAGTATATTTGGCTACGTGATCTTTGAAAATGGCATGATACCCTTTAGAGTCTTTCCATAAAAACGGATCTTCGGCTTCTCCCTGACCGTCTACTTGGAAGATGGGCTGATCATTGTTCAATACCGTATAAGGTCCTTCAATGTTGGGAGCATAAGCGATTCCTAATGCCATGTCCGAGTATTTGCCGTTTTCAGTATGAGCCCTTCCTTTGAAAATCATCATTACAGAACCGTCTTCTTGAATAACAGGCGAAGGGTTGGATACTAAATAACTATAGAAAGTATTGGCTTTTGTCTTTAATATCGGTTCATCGAAACGTTTCCAAGGACCGTAAGGAGAATCTGCAACAGCCAGTCCGATGCGTTTATTGACACGTCCGACGATGCACCATGGGCTGCTTAATGTCAGTTTATTATAAGTCGGTTCACCGAATGGGTGGGTGGAACCCATATATATAAGGTAATATTTGTTCTTGTACTTCAGGATACGCGGATTATGAGTGGAGCGTCCGTCCCAATATTGCGCACCACGTGCCGGCAGGGCAATGTCGCAGAATTGGTAAGGGCCTTCAGGTGTGCCGGATACGGCATGTACGATTTCTGAGGCAATCATCCATCCCGGATGGAAAGGTAGTGACTTCGGGAAACGGGAAACAAACATGTGATATTTTCCGTCTTCTCCTTTGATAACAGAGCTTCCCCAACTCCAATATCCTTCACATTC contains these protein-coding regions:
- a CDS encoding IS3 family transposase, with translation MKTLCGLFGMSSQAYYKKKKNLLSRHQIRTAILDAVFFYRSKAPGIGGLKLYHELRSLYGSEITGGRDAFLHLLRSERLMLPPKKPRHTTDSHHLYKKYPNLIKGVTAQYPNHIWVCDITYIWIEGGVCYLHLVTDMYSHAVLGWVLSPSLHAEYTLQALEQAINEAGGGNLCGTIHHSDRGVQYACDAYIDTLVTHHIRVSMTEDYNPTDNAVAERMNGILKTEWIYGMSLFRDKEMAREQITRMIDFYNNGRPHMSIGMKKPMDVYHGEVPGKSLWKK
- a CDS encoding glycoside hydrolase family protein produces the protein MKQQSHNELFHRLDKAPRTPAFECEGYWSWGSSVIKGEDGKYHMFVSRFPKSLPFHPGWMIASEIVHAVSGTPEGPYQFCDIALPARGAQYWDGRSTHNPRILKYKNKYYLIYMGSTHPFGEPTYNKLTLSSPWCIVGRVNKRIGLAVADSPYGPWKRFDEPILKTKANTFYSYLVSNPSPVIQEDGSVMMIFKGRAHTENGKYSDMALGIAYAPNIEGPYTVLNNDQPIFQVDGQGEAEDPFLWKDSKGYHAIFKDHVAKYTGERGGGVMAHSTDGIHWTVDKDPKAYSRTVEWEDGKVEMQGQLERPFLLFENGKATHAFFATMDGPGGFDNATKSWNMVIPLK